A genomic region of Nostoc sp. UHCC 0702 contains the following coding sequences:
- a CDS encoding metallophosphoesterase — MHRLLSGPLSVERLTVKIAGLPATLQGKKLVQMSDFHYDGLRLSEEMLENAIALSNKTKPDLVLLTGDYITTSPEPIHTLVQRLKHLQSNAGIYAILGNHDIRHRNAKTEVTDALTSIGVHVLWNEIAYPFGKELPLVGLADRYSREFNPEPVMNQLDPATPRIVLSHNPDTAEILQAWRVDLQLSGHTHGGQIVIPKLGPVLLYQKNILPKIPPKIRRRLPFLGKNYFILHHWEWAQGLHRVGKNQLYVNRGLGTYLPGRLFCPPEVTVITLLSE; from the coding sequence ATGCACAGGTTATTATCTGGGCCGTTAAGTGTAGAGAGATTAACGGTTAAAATTGCGGGTTTACCTGCAACGTTACAAGGTAAGAAGTTGGTGCAGATGTCAGACTTTCACTATGATGGTTTGCGGTTGTCCGAGGAGATGTTAGAAAATGCGATCGCCCTCAGCAACAAAACAAAACCTGATTTAGTACTATTGACTGGTGACTATATAACCACAAGCCCAGAACCTATTCACACACTGGTACAGCGACTCAAACATTTGCAAAGCAACGCAGGTATTTATGCCATATTAGGGAACCACGACATCCGTCATCGAAATGCAAAAACCGAAGTCACAGACGCACTGACAAGCATTGGGGTGCATGTCCTGTGGAATGAAATCGCCTATCCATTTGGCAAAGAATTACCATTAGTAGGACTAGCAGATCGTTACTCACGGGAATTCAATCCTGAACCAGTGATGAACCAGCTAGACCCCGCCACACCCCGTATTGTTTTATCCCATAATCCAGATACTGCCGAGATATTGCAAGCATGGCGGGTAGATTTGCAACTTTCTGGTCATACTCATGGTGGTCAAATCGTCATACCAAAACTTGGGCCTGTGCTACTTTATCAAAAAAACATCCTACCAAAAATACCCCCAAAAATACGCCGTCGCCTACCCTTTCTGGGCAAAAATTACTTTATACTACATCATTGGGAATGGGCACAGGGTTTGCATCGAGTGGGAAAAAATCAATTATATGTCAATCGTGGTTTAGGAACTTATCTCCCAGGACGCTTATTTTGTCCACCAGAAGTGACAGTAATTACGCTCTTAAGTGAATAG
- a CDS encoding DnaJ domain-containing protein: MSDRLDINYAYEILGLRPGAAIEEVKQAYRQMAKTWHPDCFLEPQQKLAAEVKIKEINQAYARLKSYQPSQTNQFASTSTTIDSIPNTAERFYKQAMEKAQRGKYTEAIEDFTQAIRLNPNYIEAYKYRGLACSKLGYENRAASDLKNARELELKQQKASPKPASPPPKAHSQPSPQQKASPKPASPPPKPPTPTPSPEPPSQPSPWKCVHTLSHLNWVFTTAISPDGYTLASGSSDKTVKIWHLQTGKLLHTLTGHQKWVRNLAFSPDSQTLVSASDDSTTMIWQLSTGNLLNTLKVHSTPVFSVILSPDGQTVLSGGRDTTIKITHIGMGQLLHVLKGHGYVVSSLAICPKRQILVSGSYDNTINLWNLRSRKLLHTLKGHSGWVTGVAISPDEQILASSSYDQTIKLWDISTGKLINTLAGHHNYVWSVAFSPDSQHLVSGSADHTVKLWHVGTKQKLYTLGSHSDWVYSVAFSPDGKTVVSGSRDMTVKIWQCDV; encoded by the coding sequence ATGAGCGATCGCTTAGATATAAATTATGCATACGAAATCCTTGGCTTAAGGCCTGGTGCAGCAATTGAGGAGGTAAAACAAGCTTACCGCCAGATGGCTAAAACTTGGCATCCAGATTGTTTTCTTGAACCACAGCAAAAGCTAGCAGCAGAAGTGAAAATCAAAGAAATCAATCAAGCTTATGCCAGGTTAAAGTCTTATCAACCAAGTCAGACAAATCAATTTGCTTCTACTTCTACCACAATTGATTCTATTCCAAATACTGCTGAAAGGTTCTACAAGCAGGCAATGGAAAAAGCTCAAAGAGGAAAATATACTGAAGCAATTGAAGACTTTACCCAAGCGATTCGTCTCAACCCTAACTATATTGAAGCTTATAAATACCGAGGGCTTGCTTGCTCGAAATTAGGATATGAAAATAGAGCTGCGTCAGATTTGAAAAATGCTAGAGAACTAGAACTCAAACAGCAAAAAGCATCACCCAAACCTGCATCGCCACCACCAAAAGCACATTCTCAGCCTTCACCACAGCAAAAAGCATCACCCAAACCTGCATCGCCACCACCAAAGCCACCAACACCAACACCATCACCTGAACCACCTTCTCAACCTTCACCGTGGAAATGTGTACATACCTTGAGTCATCTCAATTGGGTTTTTACGACTGCAATTAGTCCAGATGGTTACACTCTTGCAAGTGGTAGTAGCGATAAAACTGTCAAAATTTGGCATCTGCAAACAGGAAAATTATTACACACTCTTACTGGTCATCAAAAGTGGGTGAGAAACCTTGCATTCAGTCCAGATAGCCAAACTCTAGTTAGTGCCAGCGATGATAGTACAACTATGATTTGGCAACTGTCCACAGGTAACTTACTCAACACCCTGAAAGTACATTCAACCCCTGTTTTTTCTGTAATTTTGAGTCCAGATGGTCAGACTGTCCTCAGTGGCGGAAGAGACACCACTATCAAAATTACTCATATAGGCATGGGACAATTACTGCATGTCCTCAAAGGTCATGGCTACGTGGTTTCCTCTCTTGCCATTTGCCCAAAGCGACAGATTTTAGTCAGTGGTAGTTATGATAACACTATCAATTTGTGGAATTTGAGGAGTAGAAAACTTTTACACACGCTCAAAGGACATTCCGGTTGGGTAACTGGTGTTGCAATCAGCCCTGATGAGCAAATTTTAGCCAGTAGCAGTTATGACCAGACTATCAAGCTGTGGGACATAAGTACAGGTAAGCTAATTAACACACTTGCGGGACATCACAACTATGTTTGGTCTGTAGCTTTTAGTCCTGATAGTCAGCATCTTGTCAGTGGTAGTGCAGATCATACTGTGAAGTTGTGGCACGTTGGTACTAAGCAAAAGCTTTATACTTTGGGCAGTCATTCTGATTGGGTTTATTCTGTCGCTTTCAGTCCCGATGGTAAAACTGTTGTCAGTGGTAGTCGAGATATGACGGTCAAGATTTGGCAGTGTGATGTTTAA
- a CDS encoding J domain-containing protein, with product MSNDKPPERSHLDINHAYEILGLAPGASSAQVKQAYRKLVKIWHPDRFSDQKQKQKAEEKIKIINVAYNKLRSENLPENPTVVNPASSSPKNPPKVSVNRWDAQTYYNFGVENATKGFYQEAIADFTQAIRLNPNYIEAYKYRGLVCSQLGYEHRATSDLNKAAQLEFDLRTRNTAFRSPKSRRLQRIEFVSKPRPLAVVERFCQKIKRLLRFNR from the coding sequence ATGTCAAACGACAAGCCACCAGAGCGTTCACACCTCGATATCAATCATGCTTACGAAATTCTCGGACTGGCACCCGGTGCATCGTCAGCACAAGTGAAACAAGCTTACCGTAAGCTGGTTAAAATTTGGCATCCCGATCGCTTTTCTGACCAAAAGCAAAAACAAAAAGCTGAGGAAAAAATCAAAATCATCAATGTAGCTTACAATAAACTTAGGTCTGAAAATCTGCCCGAAAATCCAACTGTTGTAAATCCAGCTTCATCTTCCCCCAAAAATCCGCCAAAAGTATCTGTGAATCGTTGGGATGCCCAAACTTACTATAACTTCGGGGTGGAGAATGCCACTAAAGGATTTTACCAGGAAGCGATCGCAGACTTTACCCAAGCAATTCGCCTCAACCCCAACTATATTGAAGCATACAAATATCGAGGGCTAGTTTGCTCTCAACTCGGATATGAACATAGAGCGACTTCAGATTTAAATAAAGCTGCACAGCTTGAATTTGATTTGAGGACTCGCAACACTGCTTTTAGATCACCAAAATCAAGACGGTTACAGCGAATAGAATTTGTATCAAAGCCTAGACCTCTGGCTGTTGTTGAAAGGTTTTGTCAGAAAATCAAAAGGTTACTCAGATTCAATAGATGA
- a CDS encoding metallophosphoesterase yields MHWLFTGSLSVDKLTVKIAELPTSLQGTKLVQLSDFHYDGLRLSEEMLENAIAATNEAEPDLIVLTGDYVTDDPTPIHQLVLRLKHLQSRYGIYAVLGNHDIQYNHSKVEVTSAFTSIGVNVLWNEIAYPLGEELPIVGLADYWSREFNPAPIMNQLDPATPRIVLSHNPDTAKILSQWRVDLQLSGHTHGGHIVLPGIGPVVFYYKKLLKQLPKKLRRWVPFLLGDCSKVVRYWEWAQGFHQVANNQLYVNRGLGTYRPGRLFCPPEVTVITLDIQ; encoded by the coding sequence ATGCACTGGTTATTTACAGGAAGTTTAAGTGTAGATAAATTAACGGTTAAGATTGCGGAACTTCCAACATCTTTACAAGGTACAAAATTGGTACAGTTGTCAGATTTTCACTACGATGGTTTGCGGCTGTCAGAGGAAATGTTAGAAAATGCGATCGCTGCCACTAATGAAGCTGAACCAGATTTAATTGTATTAACCGGCGACTATGTAACCGACGATCCTACGCCAATTCATCAGCTTGTGCTGCGACTCAAACATCTACAAAGCCGCTATGGTATTTATGCTGTACTCGGCAACCATGATATCCAATACAATCACTCCAAAGTGGAAGTGACATCAGCATTTACCAGCATCGGGGTTAACGTCCTTTGGAATGAAATCGCCTATCCCCTAGGGGAAGAATTACCAATAGTAGGACTAGCTGATTATTGGTCGCGGGAATTTAACCCAGCACCAATCATGAATCAGTTAGACCCCGCTACACCCCGTATCGTTTTATCTCACAACCCAGATACTGCTAAAATATTGTCACAATGGCGAGTAGATTTGCAACTATCTGGTCATACCCACGGCGGTCATATCGTATTACCAGGCATTGGGCCTGTAGTATTTTATTACAAAAAGCTGCTGAAACAACTTCCCAAAAAATTACGGCGTTGGGTGCCATTTTTATTAGGAGATTGCTCAAAAGTGGTGCGATATTGGGAATGGGCGCAAGGCTTTCACCAAGTGGCAAATAATCAGTTATACGTCAATCGCGGTTTGGGAACTTATCGACCAGGACGTTTATTTTGCCCACCAGAAGTTACTGTCATCACGTTAGATATTCAATAG
- a CDS encoding Uma2 family endonuclease translates to MSSDATKQTISQNVESWDWENPPMPPTDLIFDDGEPLESNRHRIAMNVLIRSLQQTWCDRNDFFTGGNMFVYYNSAQARNRDFRGPDFFVVLDVDGTTSRQGWVVWDEGGRYPDVIVELMSPTTAEVDITTKKDIYERVFKTRDYFVFDPFDPNSLQGWRLNGNLRYQPIAPDQGGWLWCQTLGFWLGTWEGTIDRETAVWLRFYDDSGNLVLLPEEAAQAQAEQKRQEAEQERQIAEQERQIAQQERQIAEQKRQEAEQERQRAEQERQRADRLAEQLRTLGINPEA, encoded by the coding sequence ATGTCATCTGATGCAACCAAACAGACAATCTCCCAGAATGTAGAATCGTGGGATTGGGAAAACCCTCCCATGCCTCCCACTGACTTGATTTTCGATGATGGAGAACCTTTGGAGAGTAATCGCCACCGCATTGCTATGAATGTTTTGATTCGATCGTTGCAACAAACTTGGTGCGATCGCAACGACTTCTTTACGGGTGGTAACATGTTTGTTTACTACAACAGCGCTCAAGCACGTAATCGAGATTTTCGCGGCCCAGATTTTTTTGTCGTGCTAGATGTTGATGGTACTACTTCTAGGCAAGGTTGGGTAGTTTGGGATGAAGGCGGCCGTTATCCAGATGTGATTGTAGAATTAATGTCACCAACAACTGCTGAAGTAGACATCACAACTAAGAAAGATATTTACGAGCGGGTTTTTAAAACACGAGATTATTTTGTCTTTGATCCCTTCGATCCCAATTCTTTACAAGGATGGCGGTTAAATGGTAACTTGCGCTATCAACCCATAGCACCAGATCAGGGCGGTTGGCTTTGGTGTCAGACTTTAGGCTTTTGGCTGGGAACTTGGGAAGGAACCATAGACCGAGAAACAGCGGTTTGGTTGCGATTTTACGATGATTCAGGAAATTTGGTTTTGTTACCAGAAGAAGCAGCCCAAGCTCAAGCTGAGCAAAAACGCCAGGAGGCTGAACAAGAAAGACAAATAGCTGAACAAGAAAGACAAATAGCTCAACAAGAAAGACAAATAGCTGAGCAAAAACGCCAGGAGGCCGAACAAGAAAGACAAAGAGCTGAACAAGAAAGACAAAGAGCCGATCGCTTGGCGGAACAATTACGTACACTGGGTATCAATCCAGAAGCGTGA
- a CDS encoding RDD family protein, whose protein sequence is MLGASLIGKTLRGHYYITDKLGEGGIGETYLALDIDQPESYQCVIKRLKPQNMNQSAMKFLQQCFNREAIMQQRLGTHDQIPRLLAYFEEDNEFFLTQEFIEGNSLRTEFSIVRQFNENQIIFLLRDILEVLEFVHQNNVIHRDLKPENLIRRKSDNKIVLIDFGAVKEVSTQIFNTQGQIVSTTFVIGTPGYMPVEQLQQNPMLCSDIYAVGIIALEALTGLEPLKLLDAYTGEIVWRNRIQVRDDLANVLDKMVARHPKLRYQSASETLQVVRELAQTVVYSPQSLPIQQIPSTPPIAVSIPLPVNKYAGFGRRLAADFIDRTILIIGTLIIDFTQFGAPNSSNGAEFTGRLFGYYIMLAFLYCPVMESSQTQATLGKMALAIVVTDLNGNRLSWEQAVKRHISKLLSYITIFIGFFMCGVTEKKQALHDKVSRCLIVRKD, encoded by the coding sequence ATGCTTGGAGCATCTCTGATTGGAAAAACACTTCGCGGACACTATTACATTACAGACAAACTAGGAGAGGGGGGAATAGGCGAGACTTATCTAGCTCTTGATATTGATCAGCCAGAGAGTTATCAATGCGTGATTAAAAGACTCAAACCTCAAAACATGAATCAGTCTGCAATGAAGTTTTTGCAGCAATGCTTTAATCGTGAAGCGATAATGCAACAAAGACTCGGAACACACGATCAAATTCCTAGACTATTAGCTTATTTTGAAGAAGATAATGAGTTTTTTCTCACACAAGAATTTATTGAGGGTAATAGTCTCCGTACAGAATTTAGTATTGTTAGACAATTTAATGAAAATCAAATTATTTTCTTGTTACGTGATATTTTAGAAGTTTTAGAGTTTGTTCATCAAAATAATGTAATTCACCGCGATTTAAAACCGGAAAATTTAATTAGGCGCAAAAGTGACAATAAGATTGTGTTAATTGATTTTGGTGCTGTTAAAGAAGTCAGTACCCAAATCTTCAATACCCAAGGACAAATAGTTTCCACGACTTTTGTGATTGGAACACCAGGATATATGCCTGTAGAACAACTACAGCAAAACCCCATGTTGTGTAGTGATATTTATGCAGTGGGAATAATTGCCCTTGAAGCACTCACTGGTTTAGAACCTCTAAAACTTCTCGACGCTTATACTGGGGAAATAGTCTGGCGAAATCGCATACAAGTTAGAGATGATTTAGCCAATGTTTTAGACAAAATGGTGGCACGTCATCCTAAATTGCGTTATCAGTCAGCTTCAGAAACATTACAGGTGGTGCGGGAGTTGGCACAAACGGTAGTATATAGTCCACAGAGTCTACCCATACAACAAATACCATCAACACCACCAATAGCGGTATCAATACCACTACCAGTCAATAAATATGCTGGCTTTGGTAGAAGACTTGCTGCTGATTTTATTGATAGAACTATCTTAATTATTGGTACTTTAATTATTGATTTTACCCAGTTTGGCGCTCCTAATAGCAGTAATGGTGCAGAGTTTACGGGCAGGCTATTTGGTTATTACATAATGTTAGCTTTTCTTTATTGCCCAGTTATGGAAAGTTCTCAAACACAAGCAACTCTCGGCAAGATGGCGCTGGCAATTGTTGTTACTGATTTGAACGGAAATAGACTTAGTTGGGAACAAGCTGTTAAAAGGCATATTAGTAAATTACTTTCTTACATAACTATTTTCATAGGATTTTTTATGTGTGGAGTGACTGAAAAAAAACAAGCTCTACATGACAAAGTGTCTAGATGTTTAATTGTTAGGAAGGATTAA
- a CDS encoding DUF5615 family PIN-like protein, translated as MTAIRFQADADLRQAIVTGTIRRQPDIDFQSAYAELLEGKKDSEVLAIAAQDDRVLVTHDRKTMPAEFGKFIISQTSSGVLVLSQNMAISDAIEALVLVWEASTAEEWINQIMSIPF; from the coding sequence ATGACGGCAATTCGATTTCAAGCAGATGCCGATCTTAGGCAAGCGATTGTTACTGGCACAATACGTAGACAACCTGATATTGACTTTCAATCAGCCTATGCAGAATTGCTTGAAGGCAAAAAAGATTCAGAGGTCTTGGCAATTGCAGCACAGGATGACAGGGTTCTTGTCACCCATGATCGTAAAACTATGCCTGCTGAGTTTGGCAAGTTCATAATCTCACAAACCAGTTCTGGAGTTTTGGTTCTTTCGCAAAACATGGCAATCAGTGACGCAATTGAAGCACTTGTTCTCGTTTGGGAAGCTTCTACCGCCGAGGAGTGGATTAATCAGATAATGTCTATTCCATTCTGA
- a CDS encoding RDD family protein has product MTATSTYVKYASFFKRFIASSIDGIILIIFNAIALGREPNEVATFQAGMYYILGIIINWLYFALLESSSIQGTFGKKILGIAVTDTHGNKISFGRATARYFGKVIWLVIFLAALLLGGIGQSTGGESSPYWVVAGLLMIIAFLILTIGYLMALFTAEKQALHDIIARCWVINERKQSATIPWKSLIIASVVVIIIGRGIVPQMAQNFISDIPSANTTSTPEASESPSPSLSEPPSLAPIPTPNTQAVNTNLPPQVLSRLQDMTLNNIEITEVETPRTYNICNAPLQLLQPNSYDTVDDDLRLDWTTSGIAYVARLKIQGFSGRMRTIFPNGKGGLTTIDQTMQLYNSAKGYVLLGFNPIDVDTQQPSKEYQADNLIIRVELDGSRTVINCDNGGGISSAIAQKF; this is encoded by the coding sequence ATGACAGCTACATCTACCTATGTAAAATATGCTAGTTTTTTTAAGAGATTTATAGCTAGCTCAATTGATGGCATTATTTTAATAATTTTTAATGCTATCGCCTTGGGAAGAGAACCTAATGAAGTTGCTACTTTTCAAGCTGGTATGTACTATATTTTAGGAATTATCATCAACTGGCTTTATTTCGCTTTATTAGAAAGTTCTTCTATCCAGGGGACTTTTGGCAAAAAAATACTTGGAATTGCGGTTACTGATACCCATGGGAATAAAATTTCTTTTGGTAGAGCTACAGCTAGATATTTTGGTAAGGTAATTTGGTTGGTAATTTTTCTAGCTGCTTTGTTATTAGGAGGAATCGGCCAAAGTACAGGTGGAGAATCATCTCCTTATTGGGTTGTAGCTGGTTTACTGATGATTATTGCTTTTCTTATTTTGACTATTGGCTATCTCATGGCTTTGTTTACAGCTGAGAAACAAGCTTTGCATGACATTATTGCTAGATGTTGGGTAATTAATGAGAGGAAACAATCTGCGACAATTCCTTGGAAATCCTTAATTATTGCATCGGTAGTAGTAATAATTATCGGTAGAGGAATTGTGCCACAGATGGCGCAAAACTTTATAAGTGATATCCCTAGCGCTAATACTACTTCTACTCCAGAAGCTAGCGAATCACCCAGCCCCTCTTTAAGTGAACCACCTTCACTTGCACCAATTCCCACACCAAATACACAAGCTGTTAACACTAACCTGCCACCGCAAGTTCTCAGTCGTCTCCAGGATATGACACTGAATAATATTGAAATTACTGAAGTAGAGACACCCCGCACATATAATATTTGCAATGCTCCTTTACAACTTCTTCAGCCGAATAGTTATGACACAGTGGATGATGATTTGAGATTAGACTGGACAACTTCTGGGATTGCTTATGTGGCAAGGTTGAAAATACAGGGTTTTTCAGGAAGAATGAGGACTATATTTCCCAATGGTAAAGGCGGTTTAACAACAATAGATCAAACAATGCAACTATATAATTCTGCCAAAGGATATGTTTTATTAGGGTTTAATCCTATTGATGTGGACACACAGCAACCTAGCAAAGAATATCAAGCTGATAATTTGATTATTAGAGTAGAGCTTGATGGTTCAAGAACGGTGATCAACTGTGATAATGGTGGAGGTATTTCCTCTGCGATCGCTCAAAAGTTTTAA
- a CDS encoding AAA family ATPase: MPLSLDIESFVEFEQHVAKLIHKAGWIVETAKPNQPGYDLVATKENLVVAVQVKWLKSNVAAPQLLKFANFLDTNEGKKFNFGWFITTRGFSGPALALIRSWNKDTKIRCGIAHEHKLVSIDGVDSIDTPKPPSDNKDNTPKKVYFGVFTCKGGVGKTTVAGHLAGALALQGFNVALVDLDPEQNLQKLVGDGLFVPNPKGVGTTIQVFDGLDWHEDAARDCQIVICDCSPALERNPKELIERLDYCIIPTTLNPLGINKHGKVIQQTVKEIRQINKNAHLFVLVNNFKDLSVKRFKLLKGVYFSAYQEISKLDDKFHCIDPEEVCIRASDLLYYWGIHILENPENPTSRLAFDLIGGRCYPREDFINLADYIETKAGIGILRTN, encoded by the coding sequence ATGCCATTATCTTTAGATATAGAAAGCTTTGTAGAATTCGAGCAGCATGTAGCAAAACTTATCCATAAAGCTGGTTGGATAGTTGAAACAGCCAAGCCCAACCAGCCGGGTTATGATTTAGTGGCAACAAAAGAAAATTTAGTTGTGGCTGTACAGGTAAAATGGCTAAAAAGTAATGTAGCAGCACCACAGCTTTTAAAGTTTGCTAATTTTTTAGATACGAACGAAGGTAAAAAATTTAATTTTGGTTGGTTCATAACTACAAGAGGCTTTAGTGGGCCAGCATTAGCATTAATCAGATCATGGAATAAGGATACTAAAATCCGCTGTGGCATTGCCCATGAACATAAATTGGTTAGTATTGATGGTGTTGATAGTATAGATACTCCAAAACCTCCATCAGATAACAAAGACAATACACCAAAAAAAGTTTATTTTGGAGTTTTTACTTGTAAAGGTGGAGTTGGCAAAACAACTGTAGCAGGACATTTAGCAGGAGCATTAGCTCTGCAAGGATTTAATGTAGCACTTGTAGATTTAGACCCAGAACAAAATCTACAAAAGTTAGTAGGTGATGGGCTTTTCGTACCTAATCCAAAAGGTGTCGGTACTACTATACAAGTGTTTGATGGGCTTGATTGGCATGAAGATGCTGCCCGTGATTGTCAAATAGTGATTTGTGATTGTTCGCCTGCACTTGAGAGAAATCCTAAAGAGCTAATTGAGCGATTAGACTATTGCATCATACCAACAACTTTAAATCCTCTAGGAATCAATAAGCATGGTAAAGTTATTCAACAGACTGTTAAAGAAATACGGCAAATCAATAAAAATGCTCATTTATTTGTACTAGTTAATAATTTCAAAGACCTAAGTGTAAAGCGTTTTAAACTTTTAAAAGGTGTTTACTTTTCTGCTTATCAAGAAATTAGCAAATTAGATGATAAGTTTCATTGCATAGACCCGGAAGAAGTTTGTATTCGGGCTAGTGACCTGCTTTATTACTGGGGTATACACATCCTCGAAAATCCAGAAAATCCTACCAGTAGATTAGCATTTGACTTAATTGGCGGCAGATGCTATCCGCGTGAAGATTTTATTAACTTAGCAGATTACATAGAAACAAAAGCTGGTATAGGAATTCTTAGGACTAATTAA
- a CDS encoding DUF433 domain-containing protein, whose protein sequence is MKVAPTLTKQYVEQRGEGYWLVETRISLDSVVYGFLNGESPESIAQNFPLLTLEQVYGAIAFYLANKKLVDAYLKEGEAEFEKLQQSCREKNPLLYQKLKAAQIQKQSQV, encoded by the coding sequence ATGAAAGTAGCGCCCACCTTAACAAAGCAATATGTCGAACAACGAGGTGAAGGATACTGGCTCGTAGAAACACGTATTTCTCTCGATTCAGTTGTATACGGTTTCTTAAATGGAGAATCCCCGGAAAGCATTGCTCAAAACTTTCCATTACTCACACTAGAACAAGTTTATGGTGCGATCGCCTTTTATCTTGCCAATAAAAAGCTAGTTGATGCCTACTTAAAAGAAGGTGAGGCAGAATTTGAAAAACTGCAACAGTCTTGTAGAGAAAAGAATCCGCTTCTGTATCAGAAATTAAAAGCTGCTCAAATACAGAAACAAAGCCAGGTATGA
- a CDS encoding XisI protein, with translation MDKLAKYREIVREVISEYATYKPYHGQIDTGAIIDCERDRYQVLQVGWDGIRRVHGCTVHIDIIGDQVWIQYDGSSYPVAEAFIINNFP, from the coding sequence ATGGATAAACTAGCAAAATATCGTGAGATTGTGCGAGAAGTTATATCCGAATATGCCACCTACAAGCCTTATCACGGTCAAATTGATACAGGAGCAATTATAGATTGTGAACGCGATCGCTACCAAGTTCTACAAGTAGGTTGGGATGGGATTCGTCGTGTACATGGTTGTACAGTGCATATCGACATTATTGGTGATCAAGTTTGGATTCAGTATGATGGTAGTTCTTACCCAGTTGCAGAAGCATTTATTATTAATAATTTTCCGTAA
- a CDS encoding transposase, whose protein sequence is MRTSYQYRLKPTAWQAEKIDKTLDMLRHQYNYQLAQRFDWYEQNRCSIDRCSLVVCHIPELKNKPNRFSQQATLTQLKKDRPWYKDIHSQVLQEVPKKVEIAFDRWLKGDTNGKRSGKPRFKGKGQYKTFTYPQFKKEYINNDQITLSKIGSVKVIIHRPIPDGFDIKTVSVTKKADGYYVTLSLEDKTVPTVKPNFDIINIVGIDVGLIDFIVTSDDERIAAPKFLRKAERKLKSAQRRVSRRKKGSNRRKKAIRKLGIQHKKVADTRKDFHFKTANDLLKKYDVVAVEKLNIKGLAKSRLSKSVNDAGWGQFISILSNKAENAGLKVISVNPNGTSQECSNCGTKVIKSLSERTHNCPNCKVSLCRDLNAAINIKNRGAHGLKAQSMSS, encoded by the coding sequence GTGAGAACATCCTATCAGTACCGATTAAAACCAACTGCATGGCAAGCAGAAAAGATTGACAAAACGTTAGATATGCTACGTCATCAGTACAATTATCAGCTTGCTCAAAGGTTTGACTGGTATGAGCAAAATCGCTGTTCTATTGATAGATGTTCTCTAGTTGTTTGCCACATTCCAGAACTAAAAAATAAGCCTAATAGATTTAGTCAACAAGCAACGCTAACCCAACTAAAAAAAGACCGCCCTTGGTACAAAGACATTCACTCTCAGGTTTTGCAGGAAGTCCCTAAAAAAGTTGAGATTGCTTTTGACCGTTGGCTAAAAGGAGATACTAATGGAAAGCGTAGTGGTAAACCTAGATTCAAAGGCAAAGGACAATATAAAACATTTACCTATCCACAATTCAAAAAGGAGTATATTAATAACGACCAAATAACACTGTCCAAAATAGGATCTGTCAAGGTAATTATTCATCGTCCAATACCAGACGGCTTTGATATCAAAACTGTATCTGTCACCAAAAAAGCCGATGGCTACTATGTGACTTTGAGTTTAGAGGATAAGACAGTTCCAACTGTTAAACCTAATTTTGATATTATTAATATTGTTGGTATTGACGTAGGACTAATAGATTTTATTGTTACTTCTGATGATGAAAGAATTGCTGCACCAAAGTTTTTACGTAAAGCTGAACGTAAATTAAAATCAGCGCAACGTCGTGTTTCTAGGAGAAAAAAAGGTTCTAACCGACGGAAAAAAGCTATTAGAAAGTTAGGCATTCAACACAAAAAAGTAGCCGATACTCGAAAAGACTTTCATTTCAAAACGGCTAATGACTTACTCAAAAAGTATGACGTTGTTGCAGTCGAAAAACTAAATATCAAAGGACTAGCTAAATCCAGACTGTCTAAAAGTGTCAATGATGCTGGGTGGGGTCAATTTATTTCGATACTTTCAAACAAAGCCGAAAATGCTGGTTTGAAAGTGATCTCTGTAAATCCAAACGGCACTAGTCAGGAATGTTCTAATTGTGGCACTAAGGTAATAAAGTCTCTATCAGAAAGAACCCACAATTGCCCTAATTGTAAGGTGAGTTTGTGTAGGGATCTGAATGCGGCAATAAACATAAAAAACCGTGGGGCGCACGGTCTTAAAGCTCAATCAATGTCCTCTTAG